From Lewinellaceae bacterium:
GCCCACTGGCAATAACTCCTGCCTCCTTGCCTCTAGCCAGGCTTCCCGCGCTAAGCCCTGGCCCTGTGGAATAGGCGCAGGGCAGTTTTATGGCAGTTATTCCACAGGGCTGGCACTTCGGGCAGTGCCGGTTGCGGCCCCGATAGCCATCGGGGTTATAACTGATGCGAATGTGCCCACATTCATCGCATGCATCAACATGGCCGCCTACACTAACGCCCCGATGGCTATCGGGGTGCGGCACTGCTCAATGGCCCGCATGGCCTTGTGCTGGGCCTTGCTCAGCTTATGCTTCGATCGGTAAGCCTGCCCGCTGAGCCGAAAAACATCGGCTACCTCATATTTGGGCCTGCCCATAGGCCCTTACCAACGGGCCAGCAAATCCGGCAGGCCTTTCATCCGGCTGTTTTGAACATGCACGTAGCGCGCAGTAGTGGACACGTCGGAATGGCCTAACAAGGCCTTCACCGTCAAGGTGTCTACCCCGTTTTCCAATAGGTGTGTAGCAAAGCTATGCCGCAGCACGTGCACGCTCGCTTTCCGTTGAAGGCCAATGCGCTTGCATGCCTGCTTGAACACGGTTTGTACCGTGCGGATGCTGATATGCCGCCCCGGCACCTGCCCTTCAAACAAATAAACCCGCGGCCGGTATTCCAGCCAATAGGCCCGTAATTCCTTCAGCAAGGGCATTGACAAAACCGTGTATCGGCTCTTTTTTCCTTTGCCCATCTCTACCCGCACAACCATCCGCTTGGAATCAATGTCTCCGGGCTTGAGCTTCACCAGCTCTCCTACCCGGACGCCCGTGGTATACAATAATTTGAGGAACGCCCGGTGCTTGAGGTTCTTTGTCTGGCAAATAAGCTGCCGCACTTCTTCTTCCGACAATACTTCCGGTAGCGTCTTGGCTCGTTTGCTTCGGGGAAGCTTATTGGTGCTCCAGCTTCGCCCCAACACCTTCTCCCACAGCAGCTTGATGCCGCTGTAACAGCCCGCCAGGCTGCTTTGGCTTAACTGCCGGCTTCGCCTCAGGTGGTCAAAGTAGGCTCCAATTTCTTCTTCGGTTAACAAATCCGGGCTCTTGTCGTAATGCAAGGCTATTTGCAATACCCACATCGTGTAAGCCCTGATTGTCGATGGGCTCTGCGCTCCATGTAGCGCAACATCTTCGCTCTTAATGGTTTCATCGTAAAGCGTTTTGGTGAAACAATAACCTTTCGCTTTACGAGTTAAGACTTTTGGAGGTCAAAAGCTACCGCCGGTACGGCGGTTTAGTTCAACGGCCAGCATAAACGGCGGCCTGACCGTATGGGAGGCTGATCGTTTTATGCCTTGTTGTACTAAACCTGCCGGTAGCTAAAGTCACCTTCTCTTAGCTGTTTCGTCCTTGCGCCAAAAGGCCAGGATGAATAAAATAGCCCCATAACCTATTTGTTAACCTTAAAACTTAAGATTATGGGACGCAAGAAAGGTTCCACGCTCACCGAGCGTGCCAGGACAACCGTTCCTGGTTTTGATTCAATGTACAAAAAATTGGAACAGAAAGTCAAGCTTTCCGGCTTGAGCGCTTCGACCTTGCTCAACTACGGCCGCTCCATGGCCAAAATTTCCCTGCACTTCGGCAAAACACCTCTTGACTTAGAGGATGATACCATTAATGAGTACCTGCTGGAAGTCAAAGCCGGGGAACAACCCTCGGAGTCCTATTTTAAGCACACCGTTTACGGCCTTCGCTACTTATTCCGGCTCTTCGGCCGGGAGGATAGGGCTATTCAGCTGCCGCCCCTGCGCCGCAAGAGCCAGTTGCCAGTAGTTTTGAGCCGGGCGGAATGCAAACGCCTGTTTAGAGCGCCCAAAATGCTCAAGCACCGGGTTCTACTTGCCCTGGTTTACTCTGCAGGCCTTCGCTTAAGCGAACTTATCGCCCTGCGCCTGGAGGATGTCGATTCGGGCCGTATGCAAATCCGTATCCGCCAGGGCAAAGGCAACAAAGACCGTTATGTGGTGCTGTCTT
This genomic window contains:
- a CDS encoding tyrosine-type recombinase/integrase; this translates as MWVLQIALHYDKSPDLLTEEEIGAYFDHLRRSRQLSQSSLAGCYSGIKLLWEKVLGRSWSTNKLPRSKRAKTLPEVLSEEEVRQLICQTKNLKHRAFLKLLYTTGVRVGELVKLKPGDIDSKRMVVRVEMGKGKKSRYTVLSMPLLKELRAYWLEYRPRVYLFEGQVPGRHISIRTVQTVFKQACKRIGLQRKASVHVLRHSFATHLLENGVDTLTVKALLGHSDVSTTARYVHVQNSRMKGLPDLLARW
- a CDS encoding tyrosine-type recombinase/integrase, with amino-acid sequence MSLHFGKTPLDLEDDTINEYLLEVKAGEQPSESYFKHTVYGLRYLFRLFGREDRAIQLPPLRRKSQLPVVLSRAECKRLFRAPKMLKHRVLLALVYSAGLRLSELIALRLEDVDSGRMQIRIRQGKGNKDRYVVLSSLALQGLRKYYLACHPKAYLFNGQVKGKPMGKRSVQWIMRSAVRQAGIKKQASLHTLRHSFATHLIEDGVDIFTVKEQLGHAHIETTLRYIHIARNIKRTDVHSPLDTLYQS